From Parasteatoda tepidariorum isolate YZ-2023 chromosome 1, CAS_Ptep_4.0, whole genome shotgun sequence, one genomic window encodes:
- the LOC107447097 gene encoding PITH domain-containing protein GA19395 → MSGHGHSHGHCEHEAQEQPSELGIEYSLYTKIDTENIQCLNEVVEGSGKEVFKPWEKRLDTEKFVESDVDEELLFNIPFTGIVKLKGIIVVGGEEDTHPSKMKLFKNRPNLNFDDVNCEADEEFEMQPDLTGTLEYPVKVVKFPNVHHLAVYFPKNFGAESTKVYYIGLKGEFQKMPRQEITLCNYELAPNPCDHKTKAFNPVPHEIR, encoded by the exons atgtCTGGACATGGTCATAGTCATGGACATTGTGAACATGAAGCTCAAGAGCAACCATCCGAGTTAGGGATTGAATACAgtttatatacaaaaattgaTACTGAAAACATTCAGTGCCTCAACGAAGTGGTAGAGGGTTCGGGTAAAGAAGTTTTCAAACCTTGGGAAAAGCGTTTAGATACGGAAAAA tttgttgaAAGTGATGTGGATGAAGAACTTTTGTTTAATATTCc ATTTACTGGGATAGTAAAACTTAAGGGCATAATTGTTGTTGGAGGTGAAGAAGACACTCATCCATCAAAAATGAAACT gtTTAAGAACAGgcctaatttgaattttgatgaTGTGAATTGTGAAGCGGATGAAGAATTTGAAATGCAGCCAGACTTGACTGGAACATTGGAATATCCTGTCAA GGTTGTGAAATTTCCAAATGTTCATCACCTTGCTGTTTACTTTCCTAAAAACTTTGGAGCGGAATCAACTAAAGTTTATTACATTGGCTTGAAAGGTGAATTTCAGAAg atGCCACGTCAGGAAATCACTCTTTGTAATTATGAGCTGGCTCCAAATCCGTGTGATCATAAGACCAAGGCTTTTAATCCAGTTCCGCATGAAATtcgttaa
- the LOC107447096 gene encoding nipped-B-like protein A, whose translation MMNGKGPSVPITTLADIQSLTDLLLELPLPSPLPGITKHQSLLSHLRDSEEAKKFLNTQESILIPPLIEALICSPTDHIEVKDGYYGGESYNGQISQLVQYLLGTNPGLFKGLVHGPQSGSGDHQVSPEQWLPQRQCPSNISVHPLQQNFNASAVSPSQISSAQGSNQNYFPLEHPTASQNANIAPNKTLNFIPNSSAVHSPYAHGVSLSGQQPASHPHNAVPQGTGNSSPASQQGSPQIFNASLVNPHIVNVPPPSPIVHPFSNGNCIDSVSSPIINSELSDRTKNHIINTPTIGGMTSNCMPLISSINNPNDVPFSSPSSSSSFAIPQINSSNEIIGPATPQLQTPCVEQSTGNQWQSTLNASLNETSQNYVKENENVTLPPTASIVQPHSTSKSDHSSEKPLQKTDSKGKTNIENCLSEHAENIHKSLLKPVVVLSKLSTEEQLLAQKSVKQFIKKSNLAPESNSSASPTKTPKTNDKRSVPATPNSLLKNKTSPRRTESTHTRSPNKREKLESKPKSSKRRIESSDEEVFNPSSLTERVKKRRMKNKQTVYAESPGEDNDQDSDVSFKEATPPPSVPSTPKVKKLKNKKPKRDLNTDPLSIEELMDSNTYQHFSRTVDVIFDSMEDVDFSAVIDEDAECAAEVLIPLNQLQDLTNEAAKLKRLAAMNQFPPERLVRLLTILERNVVDGAKLLPMQTMEEQDEEEAHLFVELTMERVMRSADASLTALYIMTSPKMPEKVFLEDIIERIVLFLKYQLQNTVYPVFDPAYRLDPKSKDGYAGSIKQKRHHGNKVKEKSTIQLYNKLHEAVRLLTELLELQTLTDTIILQVSTMGVSPFFVEGVSELQLNSLRLVTTVFSRYEKHRQLILEDILASIARLPTSKRSLRNYRLNSEENIQMLTALVLQLIHSVVKLPEPERNEESAENVVKSEPKEKIYVDKDVLITTSYEASITTAVNFVSVFLKKCGTKNEEMDYRPLFENFVQDLLSTVNKPEWPASELLLSVLGKILVTNFSNKSMEMTLRVASLDYLGVVAARLRKDAVHSQDRKDMINDVIQRITASIEESEPSPTKHKKKNKKKPVKCDETQILQKALLQYLDYNTESDPTLQFSRTFYIAQWYRDAAAEIKRSDKSLNFPKEEPEKTETPNTPSSKNKSKSRTSRRRSSQIAYEEEEEEEEVKEKEEPKLETDEIDAKVLALAEERKRFLLTVIKKHESSKVNIKEEEHIDYKTAELISQYLASSRYFSKSFDLYLSQILRVLGETAVAVRTKAMKCLTLVVEADPSILSRSDMQKGVHGRLLDQSTSVREAAVDLLGKFILIRPELINQYYEMLTERILDTGVSVRKRVIKILKDICVEQPDFSKTPEICVKIIRRVNDEDGIKKLVGEVFQSMWFTPISDKKPERILQKVKNIAHVVEACRDSGLEWFEQLLTNILKNKEDANYKSVVKACRQIVDCLVENLLQIEESTPETGASTHLVACLATLHLFSKIHPPFVVPHATTIQPYLSMKCNTQSDFLLLRNVAQTLELVVPLIEHPSESFLAQIEEDMIKLILRQHMGLLPSCVSCLSAVVNKITHNYQLVRDCFQKFFVVLLVCKREYEKNPDNENLKSMRPKLLRSLFTVGLFCRHFDFDAIDAASEQKEQVSLKQKVFEGIIYFNQHEDEVVRLKALTGLGFIMIRHYEFMLGPDVKTLYHYLLTSPMPSSLLKCQVLKNITNYLIEEELQMIQKDAEWSKMSKSEDLKEMGDVTSGMASTVIQIYLKQILECVLYPDITVRKASLQVIQLILGQGLVHPVQIVPYLVCLGSDDDPVLRTKADQLLQEIEKKYPGFIQMKATVGVRMSYKMQLCIQHLEHTLRGFRCPECPVSRNGFLYSVMRSTRQSRRAFLFSLLKLFDENVKTPLTELLYVADNIAYFPYMAQDEPLFIMHQLDIMLSVSGSNLLQTFRESLCSKTPDSTDQTENNADDYDEDDDDYDSILQRLPDDTSVLKECIVASQGCVLLLYLKQTLKEMYGFTDNKIQQYSPNEAAKVYERPLNRKGHVRFNPEKVLDFIQSQELDENADDKEQLVQQYLNFKQLMLTIDPADDEEDEDNPNKPASNVTYTVITAPAEKTATSESADGDKPLQPPIEKTKIVIKANKSPMRGRPPSRKSPKALKEKVKKKHKKKRKRVLDSGSEDSGSDPDYGDSS comes from the coding sequence ATGATGAATGGAAAAGGACCTAGTGTACCAATCACTACGTTAGCTGATATACAAAGTTTAACTGATCTACTTTTGGAATTGCCTCTTCCTAGCCCTTTGCCAGGTATAACCAAGCATCAAAGCCTTTTGTCACATTTAAGAGACTCTGAAGAagcaaaaaagtttcttaatacACAGGAATCTATACTTATCCCACCTCTCATAGAAGCCCTCATATGTTCTCCGACAGACCATATTGAAGTGAAAGATGGTTATTATGGAGGTGAATCTTACAATGGACAAATATCCCAACTTGTGCAATACCTTCTCGGTACTAATCCCGGCCTTTTTAAAGGTTTGGTACATGGACCACAAAGTGGAAGTGGGGACCATCAGGTCTCACCAGAACAATGGTTACCCCAAAGACAATGCCCTTCCAATATTTCTGTGCACCCTCTTCAACAAAATTTCAATGCCAGTGCAGTTTCACCTTCCCAAATTTCTTCAGCTCAGGGAAGTAATCAAAACTACTTTCCTCTTGAGCACCCAACAGCATCTCAGAATGCTAACATAGCCCCAAACAAAACACTTAACTTTATTCCAAATTCATCAGCAGTACATTCTCCATATGCTCATGGTGTTAGTTTGTCTGGTCAGCAACCTGCCTCTCATCCTCATAATGCTGTTCCCCAAGGCACAGGCAATTCTTCTCCTGCAAGCCAGCAAGGAAGCCCTCAAATATTTAATGCGTCTCTTGTCAACCCACACATTGTCAATGTACCTCCACCATCCCCCATTGTGCATCCATTTAGTAATGGAAACTGTATTGATTCTGTTAGTTCTCCTATCATAAACTCTGAACTAAGTGACAGGACAAAAAACCATATTATTAATACACCTACAATAGGTGGCATGACATCTAATTGTATGCCACTTATATCATCCATTAATAACCCCAATGATGTGCCTTTTTCATCTCCATCTTCGTCGTCATCATTTGCAATACCACAAATAAATTcatcaaatgaaattattggACCTGCGACGCCACAACTGCAAACTCCTTGTGTAGAGCAGTCTACTGGAAATCAGTGGCAATCTACTTTAAATGCTTCTCTCAATGAAACTTCCCAAAATTAcgtaaaagaaaatgaaaatgtgaCTCTACCTCCGACAGCATCTATCGTTCAGCCACATTCTACATCAAAATCTGATCATTCGAGTGAAAAACCTCTTCAAAAAACAGATTCTAAAGGGAAAACAAACATTGAAAATTGCTTGTCTGAGCATGCTGAAAATATTCACAAATCTCTATTAAAGCCTGTAGTTGTCTTATCAAAATTAAGTACAGAGGAACAGCTTCTTGCCCAGAAAAGTgtaaaacaattcattaaaaaatctaacttaGCACCAGAATCTAACTCATCAGCTTCACCAACCAAGACCCCCAAAACTAACGATAAGCGATCAGTTCCAGCTACTCCAAATTCATtgctaaaaaacaaaacttctcCTCGAAGGACTGAATCTACTCATACACGTTCCCCTAATAAACGTGAAAAACTTGAATCAAAACCAAAATCCTCAAAAAGAAGAATTGAATCATCAGATGAAGAAGTTTTTAACCCATCTTCACTTACTGAAAGAGTTAAGaaaagaagaatgaaaaataaacaaactgtaTATGCTGAATCTCCTGGTGAAGATAATGATCAAGACAGCGATGTTTCTTTCAAAGAAGCTACTCCACCACCTTCAGTTCCCTCAACAccaaaagttaagaaattaaaaaataaaaagcctaAAAGAGATTTAAATACTGACCCTCTCTCTATTGAAGAATTAATGGATTCTAATACTTATCAACATTTTTCTCGAACTGTTGatgttatttttgattcaatggAAGATGTCGATTTTTCTGCTGTAATTGATGAAGATGCTGAGTGTGCAGCAGAAGTATTGATTCCATTGAATCAGCTACAAGACCTTACAAATGAAGCTGCAAAATTGAAACGCCTAGCTGCAATGAATCAGTTTCCCCCCGAGAGACTGGTACGATTGCTAACAATATTGGAACGCAATGTTGTTGATGGTGCAAAATTATTGCCTATGCAAACTATGGAAGAACAAGATGAAGAAGAAGCTCATTTATTTGTTGAGTTAACAATGGAAAGAGTCATGCGTAGTGCTGATGCCTCTCTAACTGCTCTGTATATTATGACCTCCCCTAAGATgccagaaaaagtttttttagaagATATCATTGAAAGAATAGTTCTGTTTCTGAAATATCAACTTCAAAATACTGTTTACCCTGTGTTTGACCCGGCCTATCGATTGGATCCGAAATCAAAAGATGGTTATGCAGGTAGTATCAAACAAAAGCGTCATCATGGAAACAAAGTCAAAGAAAAATCCACAATACAGCTGTATAACAAGCTACATGAAGCAGTAAGGCTTCTTACTGAGCTCCTAGAGCTGCAAACACTGACTGATACTATAATTTTGCAAGTATCCACTATGGGTGTTAGTCCATTTTTTGTGGAAGGGGTTAGTGAGTTACAGTTGAATTCTCTTCGGTTAGTTACCACAGTGTTTTCACGATATGAAAAGCACAGGCAGCTCATTTTAGAAGACATATTAGCTTCAATAGCTAGATTACCGACAAGTAAAAGAAGTCTCAGGAATTATCGACTGAATTCTGAAGAAAACATTCAGATGTTAACAGCTCTGGTGTTGCAGTTGATTCATAGTGTTGTTAAGCTACCAGAACCTGAACGAAATGAAGAATCAGCAGAAAATGTTGTTAAAAGTGAGCCCAAAGAGAAGATATATGTTGATAAAGATGTTTTAATCACTACATCTTATGAAGCATCAATAACAACTGCTGTAAATTTTGTATctgtgtttttgaaaaaatgtggcactaaaaatgaagaaatggaTTATAGacctttatttgaaaactttgttCAAGATTTACTTAGCACTGTAAACAAACCAGAATGGCCAGCATCTGAACTTTTGCTTTCTGTCTTGGGAAAAATATTAGTAACAAACTTCAGTAATAAATCCATGGAAATGACTCTCCGAGTCGCATCCCTCGACTACTTAGGAGTTGTTGCAGCCCGTCTTCGTAAAGATGCAGTACATAGCCAGGATCGTAAAGATATGATAAATGATGTCATTCAACGTATTACTGCTAGCATTGAAGAGTCTGAGCCCAGCCCCACAAAACACaagaagaaaaacaagaaaaaacctGTAAAATGTGATGAAACTCAAATACTTCAAAAAGCCCTACTTCAATATCTCGATTATAATACCGAAAGCGATCCAACCCTACAATTTTCTAGAACATTTTACATAGCTCAGTGGTATAGAGATGCAGCAGCTGAGATTAAACGTTCtgataaatcattaaattttccaaaagaaGAACCAGAAAAAACAGAAACTCCTAATACTCccagttcaaaaaataaatctaaatctCGAACATCTCGTAGAAGATCCTCTCAGATTGcttatgaagaagaagaagaggaGGAGGAggtgaaagaaaaagaagaaccTAAGCTAGAAACTGATGAAATCGATGCTAAAGTATTAGCTTTagctgaagaaagaaaaagatttttattaactgtaattaaaaaacatgaatcTTCCAAAGTTAacataaaagaagaagaacACATTGATTACAAAACAGCTGAACTCATATCTCAATATTTAGCATCTTCCAGATACTTCTCAAAAAGTTTTGATCTTTATCTCTCACAGATTTTGAGGGTTTTAGGGGAGACTGCCGTAGCTGTGCGTACCAAAGCCATGAAGTGCTTAACACTTGTTGTAGAAGCAGATCCAAGTATTCTTTCAAGGTCGGATATGCAGAAAGGGGTACATGGGAGATTATTAGATCAATCAACAAGTGTTCGAGAAGCAGCTGTTGATTTATTgggtaaatttatattaatccgTCCTGAGctaattaatcaatattatgAAATGCTTACTGAAAGAATATTAGACACTGGAGTTAGTGTTAGAAAAagagtaatcaaaattttaaaagatatttgcGTAGAACAGCCAGACTTTTCCAAAACCCCtgaaatttgtgtaaaaattatacGTCGTGTTAATGATGAAGacggtattaaaaaattagtgggAGAAGTTTTTCAGAGCATGTGGTTCACTccaatttctgataaaaagcCAGAAAGAATActtcaaaaagtgaaaaatatagcTCACGTTGTTGAGGCATGTAGAGATTCTGGTCTAGAGTGGTTTGAACAACTTTTAACcaacatattaaaaaacaaagaagatGCTAATTACAAGTCAGTTGTGAAGGCATGTAGGCAAATAGTTGATTGCCTAGTTGAAAATCTTCTTCAGATAGAAGAATCAACGCCGGAAACTGGTGCCAGCACACATTTAGTTGCATGCCTTGCTACTTTACATCTTTTTAGCAAAATACATCCTCCTTTTGTTGTACCTCATGCAACTACTATACAACCTTATTTGAGCATGAAATGCAATACACAATcagattttcttcttttgagaAATGTTGCCCAGACATTGGAATTGGTTGTACCTTTAATAGAACATCCGAGTGAATCATTTTTAGCCCAGATTGAAGAAGAtatgattaaattaatcttGCGGCAGCATATGGGATTGCTTCCTAGTTGCGTCAGTTGCCTCAGTgctgttgtaaataaaattactcataATTATCAACTTGTTAGAGACTGTTTTCAGAAGTTTTTTGTTGTCCTATTAGTATGTAAAAGAGAATATGAGAAGAACCctgataatgaaaatttaaaatcgatgCGCCCTAAATTGCTACGTTCTCTTTTCACTGTTGGGTTATTTTGCAGACATTTTGATTTTGATGCAATAGATGCTGCATCAGAACAAAAAGAACAGGTATCTTTAAAGCAAAAGGTGTTTGAAGGTATTATTTACTTCAATCAACATGAGGATGAAGTAGTTCGCCTAAAAGCATTAACTGGACTAGGTTTTATTATGATTCGACATTATGAATTTATGCTTGGTCCTGATGTGAAAACCCTTTATCATTACTTACTCACTTCCCCTATGCCATCATCACTATTGAAGTGCCaggtgttaaaaaatattacaaattatttaatcgaAGAAGAGTTGCAAATGATTCAGAAAGATGCAGAATGGAGTAAGATGTCAAAAAGTGaggatttaaaagaaatggggGATGTTACATCTGGTATGGCGAGTACTGTTATTCAAATATACTTGAAGCAAATTCTTGAATGTGTTCTTTATCCTGATATTACAGTTCGTAAAGCATCCTTACAAGTTATCCAACTCATTCTAGGCCAGGGATTGGTACATCCTGTGCAGATTGTACCTTATTTGGTATGTTTGGGTTCTGATGATGATCCAGTCTTGAGAACTAAAGCAGACCAATTACTCCAAGAAATTGAGAAGAAATATCCTGGATTTATTCAGATGAAGGCCACAGTGGGAGTTAGAATGTCTTACAAAATGCAGCTTTGTATTCAACACCTAGAACATACCCTTCGGGGTTTTCGTTGCCCAGAATGTCCTGTGAGCAGAAATGGCTTTCTTTACTCTGTAATGAGGTCAACTCGGCAAAGTCGAAGAGCCTTTCTTTTTTCCctgttgaaattatttgatgaaaatgttaaaacacCATTAACTGAACTATTGTATGTAGCTGACAATATTGCTTATTTTCCCTATATGGCCCAAGATGAGCCTCTTTTCATCATGCATCAGTTGGACATAATGCTAAGTGTCTCTGGCtctaatttattacaaacttttCGGGAATCCTTATGTAGTAAAACACCTGATTCAACAGATCAAACTGAAAATAATGCTGATGACTATGACGAAGATGATGATGATTATGACTCAATATTACAACGTCTTCCTGATGATActtcagttttaaaagaatgtattgTTGCTTCACAAGGTTGTGTACTCCTACTGTATCTTAAGCAAACACTTAAAGAAATGTACGGTTTCACTGATAATAAAATACAGCAATATTCCCCCAATGAGGCTGCAAAAGTTTACGAGAGACCCCTCAATCGTAAAGGACATGTCCGTTTCAACCCTGAAAAAGTGTTAGATTTCATTCAATCTCAGGAATTGGATGAAAATGCAGATGACAAGGAGCAGCTTGTTCAACAGTATCTGAACTTTAAACAACTGATGCTGACAATAGATCCTGCTGATGATGAAGAGGATGAAGATAATCCGAATAAACCTGCATCTAATGTAACATACACCGTAATTACAGCCCCAGCAGAAAAGACTGCTACTAGTGAATCGGCTGATGGTGATAAACCACTACAGCCACCCATAGAAAAAACAAAGATTGtgataaaagcaaataaatctCCCATGCGGGGTCGACCTCCTTCTCGGAAGTCACCCAAAGCATTAAAGGAGAAGGtgaaaaagaaacacaaaaagaaaagaaagcgtGTGTTGGACTCTGGTTCGGAAGATTCAGGTAGTGATCCAGATTATGGTGATTCATCGTGA